GATATCGGCTGCGAATCGACAGGAGTATTACCAGGCATTGCTGGAAAAGAAATCGGAGTACGAGGGCGTTTTTTATGTTGGCGTGAAAACAACGGGGGTATTCTGCCGCCCGACATGCCCAGCCCGGAAACCGAAGATGGAAAATTGCGAATTTTACGAGACGGCTCAAGAAGCGCTGCTTGCTTCCTTCAGACCCTGTAAACGATGCCGTCCGCTATCACATCCCAATCAGGTGTCCGACCTGGTCCGGCTGCTCGTTGAGGCGGTGGAAGAAAACCCGGAAAAAAGATGGACCAACCAGGACTTTCAGAAGCTGTCCGTGGATGCTTCGACCGCAAGGCGCCAATTCAAAAAGCGGTTCGGAATGACCTTCGTTGAATATGCACGGGCCCGGCGGATGGGACTTGCCCTGAAGCAGATAAGGGAGGGGCACGCCGTCATCGATGCGCAGCTGTCGACCGGCTACGAGTCCAGCAGCGGATTCAGGGATGCCTTTTCGCGGATTATGGGGGTAGCGCCTACCCGATCGGGGCACCATAACATCTTAAAAGCTTCATGGATCGATACGCGTCTCGGACCGATGATGGCCATCGCGGATGAGGAGGCGTTGTATCTGCTCGAATTTGTAGACCGCCGGGGCTTGGAGCGTGAGGTTGAGCGTCTTCGGCAGAGAACTAAGTCGGCAATCGTTCCAGGTTACACAGCACCGATTCGTTCGATCGAGCTTGAGCTCGGCGCGTATTTTGACGGGAAATTATCGGAATTCAAGACGCCCTTGTTCCTGTTAGGATCGCCATTTCAAAAAGAAGTATGGGACCAGTTACTGCAGATTCCACCCGGACAAACGTCTTCGTATGGCGAGATCGCAGCAACCATGGGAAGGCCCACCGCTTATCGTGCCGTTGCCCAAGCGAATGGCGCCAACCAGCTCGCGATTGTCATTCCATGCCACCGAGTGATCAATACGAGCGGCGAATTGGGCGGATACGGCGGAGGATTGTCTCGCAAGCAGTGGCTGCTCCATCATGAGAAATCGATGAGCAATGCGACTATACATGAATAGTAGACTTTGGTCGTAGAAAAGGTCTTACCTATAGGTAAGACCTTTTTTGTATAGATCGTGCAGTCATTGGTATGACGTAATGATATGTAGAATGTTTAAAATAAAGAGCATACCTTACATTCAGAGGAAAAGGGAGCGTGAACATTGTGCAGAATCAAGGACAACTGCCTCAGTGGGCAAACAACTATTTGCAATATATTCAAGTCCCGATAAGGGAGGCTTCATTGGAATATTTAACCGAAATTTGCACCGCACATCATCAGCGTGTACCGTTCGAGAACATTACCACGTTGCTGCAGTATCGGGAATATCATCAAAAAGGAAGATTGGAGCAGGATGAGAAGAGATTCGTAGATCAGCTGTGGCAGCTGAATGCGGGAGGCACTTGTTATATGATTAACAGCAGTCTTCATCAGCTCTTGAACCAGCTTGGTTTCGAAACCCGGTATGCGCTGCTGGGCGGGGGACATGTTGGGTTACTGGTGCGGATCCCGGGTGAGCAAGAAGAAGTGTACGTGGATTGCGGAAACTCCGCCCCTTTTTTCGAACCCGTACGTTTGGAGAGCGATCCCGAGCAAGTTTCCCAATATGCCGGGATTGAAGTCAGATTGCGCCCAGGGGATGAACCGGGAACATATACGTACTATCGGTATGCGGATGGTCGGCTGATTACAGAATTGGTTTGGTCATTCGACACGCGGGTAACGTATCAATTCGATGATTTCCAGCCGGCCATTGCAAGCTATTTTCAACCGAATGATCTCTTTACCTCTTCATTACGCTGTCAGCTGTGGCAACTGGACCAGCAGCGCTCGCTGTCTCTGGTCGACAATGTACTGAGTATCCGGTATGCAAACGGGAAGGTAGAAAAGCGCATTTTATCCGATCTCAGCGAGCTGCGAGAGGTCATCGATCATGAGTTTCATCTCCCTAAATTGCCTGTTGAAGATGCCGTGAAGATTCTTCAGGAACTCGGATTTGATATTTTTAAAGGCAGCGCCATGACGAATTCCCTTGAGTAGAACGTTAAGAAACATACACACTCATTCTATCGATAAGTCGACGGATGGTTATCGTGGAATGAATTGGAATGAGCACGACTCTATCTGTTGCGGATATGCTACAATTTAACTAGTTATAGCGCTCGTGACTTCATTCAGCAGTGACTCCAATATACAATTAATCCGAAAAATACGGCGCTCAGTTGGAGGTTAGAGATGAATCTTTCCAAGAATAAGAGTTACGTATTTTTCTGGTTAGCTTCCACCATTTCATATTTTGGCACGTATATTACCACACTCGCTCTCCAAGTACTGGTGGTGGTTGATCTGGAAGGCAGCACCGTTGATGTGGGCTGGATCAATTCCTCGAGGTGGCTGCCCTATGTGCTGCTGGGATTGGTGGCGGGAGTGATTATTGATCGCGTCAGTCGTCGGAACATCCTGGTACTGACCGATCTGGGGCGGGGGATCTTGCTCGTAGCGATATGCCTACTGGCATTGTTCGATGGAATCAATGTGGGCATTCTGATGATCATCATGATACTCTTCGGGGCGATGTCGTTATTCAATGATGCTGCATCTCAATCTATTGTGCCCCAACTCGTGTCGAGAAGGTTGTTATTGTCCGCTTATGCGCGGTTGGAGCAAAGCGCAGCCGTTGCGGAAACCAGCGGCCCCGCAGCTGCCGGTTTATTAGTCTCTATCGTTACGGCTCCGTTTGCAATCTTGGTTAACGCAGCTTCGTATCTGTTTTCAGGGCTGGTTATGGCTTTTATTAAACATCAGCCCATACCGGAAAAGGCCTCGAATGAACGCATACTTGAATTGATAAAGGAAGGATTGCGCTGGGTCTACCGGCATCCGTTTCTCAGCACGCTGGCACTCAATACCCATGCGTGGTTTCTATTTAACAGTATGCTGGGGACGGTGCTGGTAACGTACGCTCTCACCGAATTAGGGTTTCATGCGTCAACCCTGGGACTTGTCATGACATCAGCAGGGATTGGCGCTGTTATAGGCACGACGTTATCAACCCGGGTCAGCAAGCGATTTGGAATTGGACGCAGCATCACGTTTGCTCGACTTTTGTATGCACCTGCGGTCCTGTTCATGGTTCTGGCACCACCCACTGACAACGGTGATCTGTTGATTCAGACCTTCCTCTTGATCGGATTTGGGCAACTGTTTTATGGTTTAGCATTAGGTATTGAGGGTCCGATTGAGATGGGTTACCGGCAGACGATCACACCTGCACACTTGCATGGGCGTATGAATGCCACCATGAGGTCTATCAACCGCAGTATGATCGTTATTGGAGCGCCTCTGGGTGGCTTCATCGCTGATGTATTTGGATTTCGCACAGCATTAGGCGTTGTTATCACCGGACTGGCTGTAGTCGGAATTTGGTTCGTGTTCTCACCGATGCGGGCTGCCCGGATGGATGATACGACAGATGTGAGTAATTAGATCGATACGTTCTGCACGGTCATAGTGCCGTTACCTATGGAATCTTAGCTCCCCGCACGATTTCAATTTCAACCACACAGTACGGTTCCGCAGGTACGAAAGAGAGGGAAAGACCAGATGATGGTTTCGATTCTAGCTATGGCGGCAGCCGTTTCGGGCGGCATTGTCGCCTCCGGGGCGGGAGTGGAATCGCAATCATATGATAGGGGTCTGCGTTTATTTCATGCTGGTCTTTGCTGCCGCCGGGGCCGCGATGCGATGAATGTGGCTGGAAAAAGCAGTCTAGAACATATCGAGTTACTAATGTGAAAGCAGCCTAGCTCCTGCCTTAAAGGATGAGCCTGGGCTGCTTTTTATTACCCCATTATATAGAAGGAAAAAATTCAGCGTGGGCTTTTCTCCTGCCCCGGCCTTGCCGGCACCGTTGCGGTCTCCCGGAATTTGACCGGGGATACGCCATAGTTGGCCCGAAATACCCGGTGAAAGTAGGAGTAGCTGGCGAAGCCGCAGGTTTCCGCGATTTCCTCCAGTGTCATCGTGCTGTATTTGATGCGCTCGACGGCTGCGTTCAGCCTGATCTCGAGGGCGTACTGGATCATGGTTTTTCCGTAATACTCCTTAAACAGCTTAACCGCCCGGGATAAGCTTAGCCCGACATGGGAAGCGGCCTCCTCCAGCTTGAAGGTAAGGGTGGCATGCTCCTCCACGAATCGCTTCAGCCGCAGGGCAGTGAAGGCAAGGCGATCGGTCGGCTTGATCTCGGTAATGGCGCGGTCCAGGCAGAGGCAGAGACTGCGCAGCAGGTAGTCGGTCAGTTCCCCGATTTCCCCTTCCAGGCCGCGCCGCTTCTCCAGCAGCATTTGTCTCCACAGACCCAGTAAATAATCGTCGAGCCCGACATGACTGACGACAGGGCGGGGGATGCGGTTCCACCAATTATCAATCCAGGAGCCATCGCAGAATATAAAATAATCCCCGCTGGACACGCGGCCATCCTCGCCGTCTTCCTTTACCCGCAGCTCGTATTCATCTCCGGGCTTCAGCAGCAGCAGGTCGCCTGCCTGCACGTGGTGCTCGATGCCGTTGCAGTAGATTTCGCAGGAGCCTTCGGTTTGGAGTCGGAACAGATAGGTTGTCAAGCCGCCCCGATGGCTGTTGCTGAATTGCTGAAAGTGATAGGAATAGTCGCAGATGAGCAGCCTTGCTTCCATAATGGTAACAACCCCCAGTAAAAATATAAGCAGATAGTTCATGTTGCAGCAATATTGTTTATGTTCATTTTAGCCTATTTGCATGTATGATAGTAGCAGATAGAGCAGTAACTCATTTTTGGAATCGAGGTGCGCTATAATGAGAAGAATGAACATTGGTTTGCAAATGTATACGCTGCGCGATGAAACGGCACAGGATTTCCGCGGTACGCTCCGCAAAGTCGCTGAATTGGGTTATGAAGGCGTGGAATTCGCAGGTTATGGAGACATTCCGGCCGAGGAAATGAAAACGCTTCTTCAAGAGCTTGGCCTGAAAGCAATCGGCAGTCACGTGGGCCTGCATCTGCTTCGCGCAGATCTGCAGAAGGAAATTGATTACCTGAAAACCATTGGCGCTAAATATATGATGTGTCCATATGTGGCCGAAGAAGATCGTAAAGATGCCGAGGATTGGAAGAACCTCTTCTCCTTCCTTGAGGAAGTAGGGGCTGAAGCCCGCAAGCAGGGACTGATCTTTGGATACCATAACCATGCATTCGAGTTCGAAGCCGAGGTTGATGACCAGTTCGTCTTTGATGCAATGTATTCCGCAACGACGCCGGAAGCCGTGCAAGTGGAGATGGACGTATGCTGGGTACAATTCGCCGGACAAGATCCGCTTGCCTATATTCCGAAATACGCAGGACGTCTTCCGCTGCTTCACCTGAAAGATTTCAGCAAGGATGCGGAAGGCAACATGAAAACGCTGGAACTGAGCCAAGGCTCGGTTAACCTGCCGGGCGTCATTCAGGCTGCATCCGATGCAGGTACGGAATGGCTGATCGTCGAGCAGGACGTATGTCAGAATCCGCCGCTGCAAAGCGTGGAGAACAGCATGAACTGGCTGAAGCAGAACTACCTGAACCAATTTTAATTTATGAGCACAAAGGAGACTTTCAATGAGCAAAATTAAAGTGGCAGTGTTTGGCTGCGGCGCGATCGCCCAGCGCAGACATATTCCTGAATATGCGAACAATGCTAACGTGGAGCTGGTTGCTTTTGCCGATCCGGTAAAAGAACGCGCCGAAGAGATGGCAGCTCAGTATGGCGGTAAAGCCTATACAGACTACCAAGAACTGTTGAAGAACGAGAAGCTGGACGCCGTTAGCGTATGTACGCCGAACTATCTGCATGCTCCGATGAGCATCGCGGCTGCGAATGCCGGCCTTCATGTGCTGGTGGAAAAGCCGATGGCTACAACGGCTGAAGAAGGAGAGCAAATGATCGAGGCCGCCCGCAAGAACGGGGTGTACC
This Paenibacillus sp. JZ16 DNA region includes the following protein-coding sequences:
- a CDS encoding bifunctional transcriptional activator/DNA repair enzyme AdaA, whose translation is MISAANRQEYYQALLEKKSEYEGVFYVGVKTTGVFCRPTCPARKPKMENCEFYETAQEALLASFRPCKRCRPLSHPNQVSDLVRLLVEAVEENPEKRWTNQDFQKLSVDASTARRQFKKRFGMTFVEYARARRMGLALKQIREGHAVIDAQLSTGYESSSGFRDAFSRIMGVAPTRSGHHNILKASWIDTRLGPMMAIADEEALYLLEFVDRRGLEREVERLRQRTKSAIVPGYTAPIRSIELELGAYFDGKLSEFKTPLFLLGSPFQKEVWDQLLQIPPGQTSSYGEIAATMGRPTAYRAVAQANGANQLAIVIPCHRVINTSGELGGYGGGLSRKQWLLHHEKSMSNATIHE
- a CDS encoding arylamine N-acetyltransferase, which codes for MNIVQNQGQLPQWANNYLQYIQVPIREASLEYLTEICTAHHQRVPFENITTLLQYREYHQKGRLEQDEKRFVDQLWQLNAGGTCYMINSSLHQLLNQLGFETRYALLGGGHVGLLVRIPGEQEEVYVDCGNSAPFFEPVRLESDPEQVSQYAGIEVRLRPGDEPGTYTYYRYADGRLITELVWSFDTRVTYQFDDFQPAIASYFQPNDLFTSSLRCQLWQLDQQRSLSLVDNVLSIRYANGKVEKRILSDLSELREVIDHEFHLPKLPVEDAVKILQELGFDIFKGSAMTNSLE
- a CDS encoding MFS transporter, coding for MNLSKNKSYVFFWLASTISYFGTYITTLALQVLVVVDLEGSTVDVGWINSSRWLPYVLLGLVAGVIIDRVSRRNILVLTDLGRGILLVAICLLALFDGINVGILMIIMILFGAMSLFNDAASQSIVPQLVSRRLLLSAYARLEQSAAVAETSGPAAAGLLVSIVTAPFAILVNAASYLFSGLVMAFIKHQPIPEKASNERILELIKEGLRWVYRHPFLSTLALNTHAWFLFNSMLGTVLVTYALTELGFHASTLGLVMTSAGIGAVIGTTLSTRVSKRFGIGRSITFARLLYAPAVLFMVLAPPTDNGDLLIQTFLLIGFGQLFYGLALGIEGPIEMGYRQTITPAHLHGRMNATMRSINRSMIVIGAPLGGFIADVFGFRTALGVVITGLAVVGIWFVFSPMRAARMDDTTDVSN
- a CDS encoding AraC family transcriptional regulator; the encoded protein is MNYLLIFLLGVVTIMEARLLICDYSYHFQQFSNSHRGGLTTYLFRLQTEGSCEIYCNGIEHHVQAGDLLLLKPGDEYELRVKEDGEDGRVSSGDYFIFCDGSWIDNWWNRIPRPVVSHVGLDDYLLGLWRQMLLEKRRGLEGEIGELTDYLLRSLCLCLDRAITEIKPTDRLAFTALRLKRFVEEHATLTFKLEEAASHVGLSLSRAVKLFKEYYGKTMIQYALEIRLNAAVERIKYSTMTLEEIAETCGFASYSYFHRVFRANYGVSPVKFRETATVPARPGQEKSPR
- a CDS encoding sugar phosphate isomerase/epimerase family protein, which translates into the protein MRRMNIGLQMYTLRDETAQDFRGTLRKVAELGYEGVEFAGYGDIPAEEMKTLLQELGLKAIGSHVGLHLLRADLQKEIDYLKTIGAKYMMCPYVAEEDRKDAEDWKNLFSFLEEVGAEARKQGLIFGYHNHAFEFEAEVDDQFVFDAMYSATTPEAVQVEMDVCWVQFAGQDPLAYIPKYAGRLPLLHLKDFSKDAEGNMKTLELSQGSVNLPGVIQAASDAGTEWLIVEQDVCQNPPLQSVENSMNWLKQNYLNQF